A single Pirellulaceae bacterium DNA region contains:
- a CDS encoding flagellin, producing MTRINTNVSSLVAQNRLNRNNSDLQVALARLSTGLRINTGKDDPAGLIASEALRSDIVSINKAISNTQRAAQIIGTADSALGQVSTILNTMRGLIVEAANSGAMSDDEIAANQLQIDSSLDAINRIAQTTTFQGRKLLDGSLDFISDLRSIPQVLDSRIDQANLGVTGIMNVQVNIISPATQAELTTSAFAIDNAHATVSFAARSSTILTDITVAALENTAPATIQFQFDNTLADDTVEADFDSGTNVITVRAKGSTDSSITKAQIAAAIDALDDFTATADAGTAADPAGDFSGVGSPPVDAVLDAVSLTIQAVQAGLEFNNVEIVFQEGTAAGAAYDALTKTLTIDYAAGSSTIDDIVAEIDALAEFSAMAGSGGANLTQSGDSQATANTELTGGGILIDDVVFELEGTNGIETFNRPAGTTAQQLVASVNLLSDAIGVTATLSPTTGQITFQSTDYGSRSRVAIQILREGPNGIFRDSLSSIRQHGTDIAATVNGVPANGNGYQLSINTAALSLQMSLDPSSILTSLNFAISGGGALFQLGGDVVSNQQARMGIGSVTTSKLGGISGKLYELALGQAKALTGDIWGASRVISEAINQVTSLRGRLGAFQATTLESNLTSLNDTVGNLTEAESMIRDADFAKETSRLTRAQILVQSNNVVLGIANQNPENVLRLLQ from the coding sequence ATGACTCGCATCAACACCAACGTCAGCTCACTGGTCGCGCAAAACCGCCTCAATCGGAACAATTCCGATTTGCAAGTTGCGCTGGCAAGGCTTAGTACCGGCTTACGCATAAACACGGGCAAGGATGATCCGGCTGGTCTGATCGCCAGTGAAGCGCTGCGCAGCGATATCGTCAGTATCAACAAGGCCATTTCTAATACGCAGCGTGCCGCACAAATCATCGGCACGGCCGATAGCGCTCTGGGGCAGGTCAGCACCATTCTCAACACCATGCGCGGCTTGATAGTAGAAGCAGCCAACTCGGGTGCCATGAGTGATGATGAAATCGCGGCCAATCAATTGCAGATTGACAGTTCGCTCGACGCCATCAACCGCATCGCTCAAACCACGACTTTCCAGGGCCGCAAGCTCTTGGATGGTTCGCTTGATTTTATCAGTGACTTGAGAAGTATACCCCAAGTTCTGGACTCGCGAATCGATCAGGCTAACCTAGGCGTTACCGGTATCATGAACGTGCAGGTCAACATTATTTCACCTGCCACCCAAGCCGAATTGACCACTTCAGCATTCGCTATCGACAACGCGCATGCAACCGTCAGTTTTGCTGCCCGATCCTCCACTATACTGACTGACATTACTGTCGCGGCGCTGGAGAATACCGCACCTGCCACAATCCAGTTCCAGTTCGACAATACGCTAGCTGACGATACGGTTGAAGCAGACTTCGATTCCGGCACCAACGTGATTACTGTTCGCGCCAAGGGAAGCACGGACAGCTCGATTACCAAGGCTCAGATTGCGGCAGCCATCGACGCTCTTGACGATTTCACAGCGACTGCCGACGCGGGTACAGCAGCCGACCCGGCTGGAGATTTTTCGGGCGTCGGTTCACCGCCGGTCGACGCGGTGCTGGATGCCGTGTCGTTGACGATCCAGGCCGTGCAAGCTGGCTTGGAATTCAATAACGTTGAGATCGTTTTCCAAGAGGGTACTGCTGCTGGGGCTGCTTATGATGCTCTGACCAAGACCCTGACCATTGACTATGCAGCCGGTTCATCCACGATCGATGATATTGTGGCTGAAATCGATGCTTTGGCAGAATTCAGCGCCATGGCAGGTTCCGGTGGAGCCAATCTGACGCAGTCCGGCGATAGCCAAGCCACCGCAAACACGGAGTTGACCGGCGGTGGGATCCTGATCGACGACGTTGTTTTCGAACTGGAAGGTACCAATGGCATCGAGACCTTCAATCGACCTGCTGGAACAACCGCACAACAGCTAGTAGCGTCCGTAAACTTGCTGAGCGATGCGATAGGCGTTACGGCCACTCTGTCCCCGACCACAGGCCAGATTACATTTCAAAGCACCGACTACGGCTCGCGCAGTCGCGTTGCCATCCAGATTCTTCGCGAGGGTCCCAATGGCATTTTCCGCGATTCGCTCAGCAGTATTCGCCAGCATGGAACTGATATTGCGGCTACGGTCAACGGTGTTCCGGCTAATGGCAACGGCTATCAACTGTCGATCAACACCGCTGCCCTCTCGCTGCAAATGAGCCTCGATCCGAGCTCCATATTAACCAGCTTGAATTTCGCGATTTCCGGTGGCGGAGCCCTGTTTCAACTCGGTGGTGACGTGGTCAGCAACCAGCAGGCCCGCATGGGTATTGGCAGCGTGACCACTAGTAAACTTGGTGGCATCAGCGGCAAATTGTATGAACTAGCCCTGGGCCAAGCTAAAGCGCTGACAGGTGATATCTGGGGAGCATCGCGAGTCATTTCCGAAGCCATCAACCAAGTTACAAGCCTGCGCGGCCGTCTGGGAGCATTTCAGGCGACTACTTTGGAGAGTAATCTAACCTCCTTGAACGACACAGTTGGCAATCTAACCGAAGCCGAAAGCATGATTCGCGATGCCGACTTCGCGAAAGAAACGTCCCGACTGACGCGCGCCCAAATACTGGTTCAATCAAACAACGTTGTCCTGGGCATCGCCAACCAGAATCCAGAAAACGTTCTGCGACTACTGCAATAA
- a CDS encoding DUF255 domain-containing protein, translated as MTLRFHLVWLTLAFLCGLAVANEPSPTIRWAPDLHAAEAASRQFNVPLLIHFYGDGCLPCRTLEQRVLSRPEIIQTLNKYFICIAINGSQQTQVAASYGVHSWPTDVFVSPDGQPLYQGVCPQDPNSYQRTLENVALMNRDRLALLAEKTSTNNRTAAPTLPSGVPAPQPGLSTLTPMGETRQSGSQAPNYYSATAENQHRAKLATGSTASPQIVSGPTVASLQASSILGPQPAARHPGMSADAQPAGLEGVPFPPLPGLSRSETVHPSTANPSTAFTNAPHVPTVDKTDSASTTGQPGQATRSISAQLVSTPRNTSTESTNPYYQPPAASTLAPSISATSVSPNETEVASSTKAANVNLPQSASGPPALDGYCPVSLKRQQWLPGDMHLAVRHRGRVYLLSSQAAVDAFMQSPDDFIPTLSGNDPMLLLEEGRLSPGSTQHGLFEARTGQVLLFSSAQSKTKFQQDFDRNMQALEAVKTRASAR; from the coding sequence GTGACCCTCCGCTTCCACCTAGTTTGGTTGACGCTGGCATTTCTGTGCGGTCTAGCGGTAGCTAACGAACCCTCCCCCACCATTCGTTGGGCGCCCGACTTGCATGCCGCTGAGGCGGCGTCCCGGCAGTTCAACGTGCCCTTGCTGATTCACTTCTATGGAGATGGCTGTCTGCCCTGCCGAACACTAGAGCAGAGAGTCCTGTCGCGGCCCGAAATCATTCAGACGCTTAACAAATACTTCATTTGCATTGCTATCAACGGCAGCCAGCAAACTCAGGTCGCCGCCAGTTATGGAGTCCACAGTTGGCCGACCGATGTGTTTGTCAGTCCTGACGGCCAGCCACTGTATCAAGGTGTGTGTCCCCAGGATCCCAATTCGTACCAAAGAACGCTTGAAAACGTAGCTCTCATGAACCGCGACCGGTTGGCGTTGCTGGCTGAAAAAACGTCAACGAACAATCGTACAGCAGCCCCCACGCTTCCGTCTGGTGTCCCAGCGCCACAGCCGGGATTGTCAACGTTGACTCCAATGGGCGAAACGCGTCAGTCGGGATCGCAGGCACCCAACTACTATTCGGCAACTGCCGAAAACCAACACCGAGCAAAATTGGCCACCGGTTCGACTGCCTCGCCTCAGATAGTCAGCGGACCAACGGTCGCCAGTTTACAAGCAAGTTCGATCCTCGGCCCGCAACCTGCAGCCCGGCATCCAGGCATGTCGGCTGACGCTCAGCCAGCCGGCCTGGAGGGGGTCCCGTTCCCACCGCTGCCAGGGCTATCACGATCCGAAACGGTCCACCCCAGCACCGCGAACCCCTCAACAGCATTTACCAACGCTCCGCACGTTCCAACGGTGGATAAAACTGACTCTGCAAGTACGACAGGACAGCCAGGACAAGCTACTCGGTCGATATCCGCTCAGCTCGTCTCCACGCCTCGCAACACGAGCACCGAATCAACCAACCCATATTATCAGCCACCAGCAGCTTCGACCCTAGCACCTTCAATCAGCGCAACATCCGTTTCTCCGAATGAAACTGAAGTTGCCAGTTCGACCAAGGCGGCCAATGTCAATTTACCGCAATCCGCTTCAGGTCCGCCAGCGCTGGATGGCTACTGCCCAGTGTCCCTGAAGAGGCAACAGTGGCTGCCTGGCGATATGCATCTAGCCGTACGGCACCGTGGTAGAGTCTATCTACTCTCCAGTCAAGCTGCTGTGGATGCATTCATGCAGTCTCCGGATGATTTCATTCCCACGCTATCAGGCAATGATCCCATGCTGCTACTAGAGGAAGGTCGGTTGTCACCGGGTTCAACACAACACGGGCTGTTCGAGGCACGTACCGGCCAAGTACTGCTTTTCAGTTCTGCGCAATCGAAAACCAAGTTCCAGCAGGACTTCGATCGCAATATGCAAGCTTTAGAAGCGGTCAAGACGCGGGCCAGCGCTCGCTAA
- a CDS encoding DNA repair protein — MSISQPLTPGPTSLRSPQVAQTRLAILQDRQDNRRKDRAREAGEYERLSQYLAIADTVHDALDKLSEDMFGQIVRVLEDKLTLALQEVLEQPILLKADCSYKGGSASISFYTERNGHREDIMRGQGGSVVNILSVGLRMFALATLDPSQHRRFLVLDEQDCWLRPDLVPRLVKIVHEASRALGFQVLMISHHDLPAFEQYADKVYEFQPDANGLRVTERCKTATTTDCQ, encoded by the coding sequence ATGAGCATCTCACAGCCCCTTACGCCCGGGCCCACCAGCCTCCGTTCACCGCAGGTGGCTCAAACTCGTTTGGCGATCTTGCAGGATCGACAAGACAATCGTCGCAAGGACAGAGCTCGCGAGGCAGGCGAATATGAGCGGTTGAGTCAATATTTGGCGATCGCCGACACCGTGCATGATGCGCTGGACAAACTGAGCGAAGACATGTTCGGCCAAATCGTGCGGGTGTTGGAAGATAAGCTAACGCTGGCTCTGCAAGAGGTGCTCGAACAGCCAATTTTGCTGAAAGCCGACTGCAGCTATAAAGGCGGTAGCGCGAGTATCAGCTTTTACACCGAACGCAATGGCCATCGCGAAGACATCATGCGTGGTCAAGGGGGTTCCGTCGTTAATATCCTGTCGGTCGGCTTGCGGATGTTCGCACTGGCGACCCTCGATCCCTCCCAACATCGGCGGTTTTTGGTGCTGGACGAACAGGATTGTTGGCTGCGTCCCGATCTGGTTCCGCGGCTGGTCAAAATCGTCCACGAAGCTAGCCGAGCACTGGGGTTTCAAGTCCTGATGATAAGCCATCATGACCTGCCAGCCTTCGAGCAGTATGCTGACAAGGTGTACGAGTTCCAGCCCGACGCGAATGGCCTGCGGGTTACTGAGCGCTGCAAGACCGCCACAACGACAGACTGCCAGTGA
- a CDS encoding metallophosphoesterase family protein, with amino-acid sequence MHEPNYRGLLAIGDPHLASRVPGFRKDNYPRAMLSKLKWSLEYARQQCLLPCLLGDLFHWPRDNANWLLSELLGLLTTETLGIWGNHDCTELSLGSDDSLSVIVQGSRLQLLDETTTWSGQINGRSVIIGGTPWGQPVPKSFAAQRAGAELVVWLTHHDILFPGYDESGRFKPFEINGIDIVINGHIHRPLSDVIQGQTTWINPGNIARISRSDTTRGRAPQVLRIDVAANRWQQQIIEVPHSPFDDVFHAEVIDEDLPGHESAFVNGLGELLTRRTQTGAGLQEFLNQNVSQFDPRVAAEIRCLAQEVLSNGKKD; translated from the coding sequence ATGCATGAACCTAACTATCGCGGACTGTTAGCTATTGGTGATCCACACTTGGCCAGTCGAGTCCCCGGCTTTCGAAAAGACAATTATCCGCGCGCGATGCTCAGCAAACTGAAGTGGAGCCTTGAGTACGCCCGCCAGCAATGCCTGCTGCCTTGTTTGCTAGGCGATTTATTTCATTGGCCGCGTGACAATGCGAACTGGCTACTGAGCGAGCTGCTCGGTCTACTGACCACTGAAACTCTAGGCATCTGGGGCAATCATGACTGCACTGAGCTGTCACTTGGCAGCGACGATTCACTGAGTGTCATTGTCCAAGGAAGCCGTCTGCAATTACTGGACGAGACAACAACCTGGTCCGGCCAGATCAACGGCCGTTCGGTGATCATCGGCGGTACTCCCTGGGGTCAGCCAGTGCCAAAATCATTTGCAGCCCAGCGAGCTGGCGCTGAACTGGTCGTATGGCTGACGCATCACGACATTTTGTTTCCTGGCTACGATGAATCGGGGAGATTCAAGCCGTTCGAGATCAATGGCATCGACATCGTCATTAACGGCCACATCCATCGGCCGCTCTCGGATGTCATCCAAGGTCAGACAACCTGGATCAATCCAGGTAACATAGCGCGCATTTCGCGAAGCGATACTACGCGCGGACGAGCGCCACAAGTTTTGCGAATTGACGTGGCGGCCAACCGTTGGCAACAGCAGATTATTGAGGTTCCGCATTCACCATTTGATGATGTATTCCATGCCGAGGTAATCGATGAAGATCTACCTGGCCACGAATCGGCTTTCGTCAATGGTCTGGGCGAGCTGCTGACGCGGCGGACACAAACCGGAGCCGGCCTGCAAGAATTTCTCAACCAAAACGTGTCTCAGTTTGATCCGCGAGTAGCCGCTGAAATTCGCTGCCTCGCGCAGGAGGTATTGAGCAATGGCAAAAAAGACTGA
- a CDS encoding MMPL family transporter: MPGVSEIVRLEGDPFGMDYGFFQRKSLFGAPMALLLLMGVFFLVPFAARGARMALQRTENNVKDWLPKSFRETEELEWFNKRFVSEQFLVATWDGCTEDSDGLKMFVAKLQHEMSPQFGDELDEQIAYAQEALKDYALFLNGDDYRNWGGQDEKWLVDEDGKYYYITPEGHLYRWDGGANLVSGIAHWLQRVTGSLKLKGRFIAGLGKPSTDDKPNPFWQDLRLVASPLIKTVSTGPQVVQQLAGPGRSLYVESNPIAGERMAVARLTGTLFGPPVPADFGWRSDDLAKLLTPQKLAELPEGWQEVWAQVIQRAADKNYGGDLVRLRKADPVNQAEVWYEFFDEVSVTEPPRQTCVMLTFTPPARRNLARVLGRGVLGQPTGRVFEIARECGVSPPPKPTMAPPPFSWLVEAPPIVGPVLRVGGPPIDNVAIDEEGTITLVRLIGYSLAVGLMLSYFLLRSLRLMAMVFFVGGVSAMASLSMVWWRGASVDAILLTMPSLVYVLGISGAIHFINYYRDAVHEHGQATAAGRALAHAAVPTTLCAVTTAIGMASLGSSNILPIHKFGIYSAIGIVGTLGLLFVFLPSALTMFPPPSKQVTGAGKRINDFLADKWERLGKFVIQRQAYVNIVMATVWIAMGFGLFKIQTSVHLLKLFDSESQIIQDYAWLEDHFGRLVPMELVVRFPESLQAPTGEIADLSSDEIRQARTKLTLLERAEAVMRIQDVLQSRFGYEGENVVGRGMSAGTFIKDLPEPSLSYSPSRSGANNLLLNSRDELMKSEYLTVETSELSPQSELWRISLRLAALSDVDYGQFVGSLRSAVEPIVAAYRCRKAVMDAVVAQSGEQIKGRVLVLGQARPALPAAGNHTGHPIATAKSDETVLAETLRSCLINNTIRAVEWHDPVKFPLADEGRATSDKWAKYLREYDCVVLLRNHSDYDVGFVRDNAVKFVDASLMLDEIRQFNRTPRQADGTPVELPTHPGEMDVVYSGIIPVVYKAQRTLLESLVQSVASAFVLIFLVMICLLSPAKTFTSAFQLRNIMQSIGSGAVSMIPNIFPVVVIFGFMGHARTLVDIGTMMTASVALGVAVDDTIHFLSWFRGAMRRGLDRQQAILETYRNMAPAMTQTTIISGLGLSVFALSTFTPTQRFGTLMLALLVAAVIGDLIWLPALLASPLGRVFNLGRSRWPAPESAADLAITVNTAPDSVETSVGAPIHTQPTSALGRPPLDFKSPDEQSVPPPKLHKNRSNQARKRS; this comes from the coding sequence TTGCCCGGTGTCTCGGAAATCGTTCGTTTAGAGGGTGACCCGTTCGGCATGGATTACGGCTTCTTTCAGAGAAAATCGCTGTTCGGCGCGCCGATGGCGCTGCTGCTGTTGATGGGTGTGTTCTTCCTGGTCCCATTTGCCGCTCGCGGTGCACGCATGGCACTCCAGCGCACCGAGAACAACGTCAAGGACTGGCTGCCCAAGAGTTTTCGTGAAACTGAAGAACTCGAATGGTTCAACAAACGCTTCGTCAGCGAACAATTCCTGGTTGCCACCTGGGATGGGTGTACCGAGGATTCTGACGGGCTAAAGATGTTTGTTGCCAAACTGCAGCATGAGATGTCACCGCAGTTCGGTGATGAATTGGATGAGCAAATCGCATATGCTCAAGAGGCACTCAAAGACTATGCCCTATTCTTAAATGGCGATGACTACCGCAATTGGGGTGGTCAAGACGAGAAATGGCTGGTGGATGAAGACGGCAAATACTATTACATAACGCCCGAAGGGCATCTCTATCGATGGGATGGTGGAGCGAACCTGGTTTCGGGTATCGCCCATTGGCTACAGCGCGTCACAGGCAGTCTAAAACTCAAAGGACGATTTATTGCCGGCCTTGGGAAGCCAAGCACCGACGATAAGCCCAATCCGTTTTGGCAAGATCTACGTTTGGTAGCTTCGCCGCTGATCAAAACTGTCAGCACGGGGCCACAAGTGGTTCAGCAATTGGCTGGTCCAGGCAGATCGCTGTATGTCGAGAGCAATCCGATTGCCGGCGAGCGAATGGCTGTGGCTCGATTGACAGGAACGTTGTTCGGACCACCGGTGCCGGCAGACTTTGGCTGGCGCAGCGACGATTTGGCCAAGTTGCTCACTCCACAGAAGCTGGCTGAATTGCCCGAGGGTTGGCAGGAAGTATGGGCTCAGGTCATTCAGCGCGCAGCCGACAAGAATTACGGCGGTGATCTGGTTCGGCTGCGGAAGGCCGATCCAGTGAATCAAGCCGAAGTGTGGTACGAGTTCTTTGATGAAGTGTCGGTTACTGAGCCACCTCGTCAGACCTGTGTAATGCTGACGTTTACTCCGCCGGCGCGGCGAAATCTGGCGCGGGTTCTCGGACGTGGGGTGCTGGGTCAGCCAACCGGTCGCGTATTTGAGATTGCTCGGGAATGCGGCGTATCGCCCCCCCCCAAACCCACCATGGCTCCTCCGCCCTTCAGTTGGCTGGTAGAAGCACCTCCGATCGTCGGGCCGGTGCTGCGCGTGGGTGGGCCGCCGATCGATAACGTGGCGATTGACGAAGAAGGCACAATCACGCTCGTCCGGTTGATTGGTTATTCGTTGGCTGTAGGGCTGATGCTGAGCTATTTCCTGCTACGCTCACTGCGGCTGATGGCTATGGTGTTTTTCGTTGGCGGGGTAAGCGCCATGGCCAGTCTCAGCATGGTGTGGTGGCGCGGAGCTTCGGTGGATGCAATTCTGCTGACCATGCCTTCGCTGGTGTATGTGCTGGGGATTTCCGGTGCGATTCACTTCATCAATTACTATCGCGACGCGGTTCATGAACATGGTCAAGCCACCGCTGCTGGACGGGCTCTGGCTCATGCGGCGGTTCCAACTACGCTGTGCGCAGTGACTACGGCCATCGGCATGGCGTCGCTGGGTAGTAGCAATATCCTGCCGATCCACAAGTTCGGGATTTATTCAGCCATTGGTATTGTTGGGACGCTTGGATTGCTGTTCGTGTTTTTACCCAGCGCACTGACCATGTTTCCGCCACCGTCCAAGCAGGTTACCGGTGCCGGCAAACGCATAAACGACTTTCTGGCCGACAAGTGGGAACGGCTGGGTAAGTTTGTGATCCAGCGGCAAGCCTACGTCAATATCGTTATGGCGACTGTCTGGATCGCCATGGGGTTCGGACTGTTTAAGATTCAGACTAGCGTCCACCTCCTGAAGCTGTTCGATTCCGAGTCGCAGATCATCCAGGATTATGCCTGGTTGGAAGATCATTTTGGCCGCTTGGTCCCCATGGAATTGGTCGTTCGTTTCCCGGAATCATTGCAAGCTCCGACCGGAGAAATTGCGGATTTATCCAGCGATGAGATACGCCAAGCACGGACCAAGTTGACATTGCTAGAGCGGGCCGAAGCGGTGATGCGCATTCAAGATGTGTTGCAGAGCCGTTTCGGTTACGAAGGTGAAAATGTCGTGGGGCGCGGTATGTCTGCAGGCACTTTCATCAAAGACTTGCCTGAGCCATCGTTAAGTTATAGCCCCTCACGCAGCGGTGCCAACAATTTGCTGCTCAATAGTCGCGACGAATTGATGAAGAGCGAGTATTTAACGGTCGAGACCAGCGAACTATCGCCGCAGTCCGAGCTGTGGCGCATTAGTTTGCGACTGGCCGCTCTAAGCGACGTCGATTATGGTCAATTTGTGGGGTCTTTGCGCTCTGCCGTCGAGCCGATCGTGGCAGCATATCGCTGTCGCAAAGCGGTGATGGATGCTGTGGTAGCCCAGAGCGGCGAGCAGATCAAGGGGCGTGTGCTGGTGTTGGGTCAGGCTCGGCCTGCACTTCCAGCGGCCGGCAATCATACTGGCCACCCAATTGCCACCGCCAAGTCCGATGAAACAGTGTTGGCCGAGACGTTGCGATCGTGCCTCATCAATAACACAATTCGGGCTGTCGAGTGGCATGATCCGGTGAAGTTCCCGTTGGCCGACGAGGGGCGTGCCACCTCGGACAAGTGGGCCAAGTATCTGCGTGAATACGACTGCGTTGTCCTGCTGCGCAATCATTCCGACTACGATGTTGGCTTTGTCCGCGATAACGCAGTGAAATTTGTAGATGCCAGCTTGATGCTGGACGAGATACGACAGTTCAATCGCACGCCACGGCAGGCCGATGGAACCCCCGTGGAATTGCCTACGCATCCGGGAGAAATGGACGTGGTCTATTCTGGAATTATTCCAGTAGTCTACAAAGCTCAGCGAACGCTTCTGGAAAGTTTAGTGCAGAGCGTCGCGTCGGCGTTTGTGCTGATTTTCTTGGTAATGATATGTTTGCTCTCGCCTGCCAAAACATTTACTTCGGCTTTCCAACTCCGCAATATCATGCAGTCGATTGGTAGCGGCGCGGTATCGATGATCCCGAACATCTTCCCTGTCGTAGTGATCTTTGGTTTTATGGGACATGCCCGAACATTGGTGGATATCGGAACAATGATGACCGCCAGCGTGGCGTTAGGTGTGGCTGTCGACGATACAATCCACTTTCTGAGCTGGTTCCGCGGGGCCATGCGTCGTGGACTGGATCGCCAACAAGCCATACTGGAGACGTACCGCAATATGGCTCCCGCCATGACGCAAACCACGATCATTAGCGGTTTGGGCCTGAGCGTTTTTGCGCTCAGCACCTTCACGCCCACTCAGCGCTTTGGAACGCTGATGTTGGCGCTATTGGTTGCAGCGGTCATCGGTGACTTGATTTGGTTACCGGCACTGCTTGCGAGTCCACTGGGGCGCGTCTTTAATCTTGGACGCAGCCGTTGGCCAGCACCAGAATCCGCTGCAGATTTGGCAATCACAGTGAATACTGCACCTGACTCAGTTGAAACATCCGTCGGTGCACCAATCCATACTCAGCCCACTTCCGCACTTGGCAGACCTCCCTTGGACTTCAAATCGCCTGATGAACAGTCGGTGCCACCACCCAAGCTCCACAAGAATCGTTCCAATCAGGCGCGCAAACGCAGTTAA
- the rho gene encoding transcription termination factor Rho, with protein sequence MKKKRFRSRSGSGFSGAPSGGYSGSQGGPRSGGGGRRGGRHRRGLPSQTGNEPFPEPQVDENGEIPLVEFVGILEMHPNGYGFLRSAENNYSRERTDPFVPGTMIEKFGLRQGVRITSMMQPGRRQQGPRVREIMDVDGLPPDDYINVRNFDDDKALTPINPEQWLQLEVGKTPLTNRVIDLLSPLGKGQRALIVAPPRSGKTIMLQDISRGIAENHPDVHLLVLLIDERPEEVTDMRRNVKNGEVIASSLDMDVDSHVRLSQLVIDRCKRLAEEGKDVFLLMDSITRLARAFNKWVGNNGPTMTGGVNIKAMDIPKKLFATARAFAEGGSLTIVGTALVDTGSRMDDLIFQEFKGTGNMELVLDRRLADRRVWPAIDISQSGTRREELLLDAETLDTVTKLRRTLNSMHPVEAMEQLIKQLGRFESNREFIKLIAAARLD encoded by the coding sequence ATGAAGAAAAAGCGGTTTCGCTCGCGGTCGGGTTCTGGTTTTTCGGGCGCTCCTTCTGGGGGCTATTCCGGTTCACAGGGAGGCCCGCGTTCGGGCGGTGGTGGTCGGCGAGGCGGCCGGCATCGCCGCGGTTTGCCTTCACAAACCGGCAACGAACCGTTTCCGGAACCACAAGTCGACGAAAACGGTGAAATTCCGTTGGTTGAGTTTGTCGGCATCCTGGAGATGCATCCCAACGGCTACGGCTTCTTACGGAGTGCCGAAAATAATTATTCGCGTGAGCGCACCGATCCCTTTGTCCCCGGGACGATGATCGAAAAATTTGGCTTGCGACAAGGCGTTCGCATCACTTCCATGATGCAGCCGGGAAGACGCCAGCAGGGCCCACGGGTCAGAGAAATTATGGATGTCGATGGGTTGCCGCCCGATGACTACATCAATGTCCGCAATTTTGATGATGACAAGGCGCTTACTCCAATTAACCCTGAGCAATGGCTGCAACTGGAAGTGGGTAAGACTCCGCTTACCAATCGCGTTATCGACCTGTTGTCACCGCTGGGCAAGGGCCAGCGAGCGCTGATTGTCGCTCCGCCAAGAAGCGGCAAAACGATCATGTTACAAGATATCAGTCGCGGAATTGCCGAAAATCATCCGGACGTGCACCTTTTGGTGCTGCTGATTGACGAGCGACCTGAAGAGGTGACTGACATGCGCCGCAATGTCAAGAATGGCGAGGTCATCGCGTCGAGTCTGGATATGGATGTTGACAGTCACGTCCGCTTAAGCCAATTGGTGATTGATCGCTGCAAGCGTTTGGCCGAAGAAGGTAAAGATGTGTTTCTATTGATGGACTCCATCACGCGACTTGCACGTGCTTTTAACAAATGGGTGGGCAACAATGGTCCTACGATGACCGGCGGTGTAAACATCAAGGCCATGGACATCCCGAAGAAGCTGTTCGCGACAGCGCGAGCTTTTGCCGAGGGCGGATCGCTAACGATCGTTGGCACCGCACTGGTAGACACCGGTAGCCGCATGGACGATCTCATCTTTCAAGAGTTCAAGGGTACGGGCAACATGGAACTGGTGCTCGACCGCCGCCTAGCCGATCGTCGCGTTTGGCCGGCTATCGACATTTCTCAATCCGGAACGCGCCGCGAAGAGCTGTTGTTGGATGCTGAAACATTAGACACCGTGACCAAGTTGCGGCGAACCTTGAATTCGATGCATCCGGTCGAAGCCATGGAGCAATTGATCAAACAATTGGGGCGATTCGAGTCCAACCGTGAGTTTATCAAGCTAATTGCAGCCGCTCGACTGGATTAA